TGATACAGCCGGAGGTTATTATATAGGCTGGGTAGATGCGGGTGAATGGTTAAAATATACAGTAAATGTTAAGACAGCAGGAACATATACAATAGAAATCCGGGTAGCTTGTCTTGGTTCAGGAGGAACTTTTCATATAGAGTTCGACGATATAGACAAGACAGGACCAATGCTAGTCCCTGACACAGCCGGATGGGCAAGTTGGCAGACAATAACAAAGACAGGAGTAATTTTAACTGCAGGAAAACACGTAATGAAGTTGGCAATGGACAGTATCGGTTCTAATTCCACCGGTAATTTTAATTATATAAATATTATACCGGAAGCTCAACAAAAACCAAATATTACAGCAAATGCTATGACAACAAATTCTACTAATCAGCCAAATGATAAGTTACTTTTTCACGAAGGAGTATTATTCCCGGATCCTAATCTGGCACCTATAAAAACACCATATTTAATTTCGTGGCGCGCTGGTCCCGGTGAACAGCCCCATGAAACAGAAAATACTTTTGGCTATACACCGTCTATTAGACCAAGGCACGATGAAATGGTAGCAAAAGGTAAACTCCCGATACCATGGTCAGGTGCAGCACATGATGACCCTTCAAAAAGTGCGAATCCAAATTATCTTGACACTGAAGAAAAGATGTACGATAGATACTTGAAGATTGCGGAGGAAGGATATTTTGGTATAGAAATTGACGAATACTCTTCTTATGATACTGATAATCGGGTACAAGAGTCACTCAGTGCGCTAAGACGTGTTAAGAAACAATATCCAAGTATGATAATGGCCGCCGGTATTGCCGGTGCTGCGATTGATAAACCGATATCGGACGGGGCTGACGTGATAAATTTATATGAACCGGAAATATACATTTATCCGGGAACCAGGTACTACAAAACATTTATCAAGAGATGTACTGACAGTGTGAAATATTACGGGCTTGAAGCAAAAACCATAGGTATCTTTTCTGGTGGAGATGCTTACAAAGGCAACCCGGCGGATGTTGATTTATGGATAAAATATTTGAGAGCTGAATCGCCTAAGATGGCTAGTATTGGAATAGGAATATATAAACTCTATAATTCAAGTACTGAAGAAAGAGCAGTATTTGACAAAGTAATGGATGATGATTTTTTTAAATTGTCGCCGACTGTTTCTATAACTGCACCTGCAAACAACACAAAATTAAGCGGGACAGTTAAAATAACTGTAATCGCTAAGAAAAATTTCGAGACAGATAATCCTGTTGTGTCTTATCGCTATTTCATTGATAACAAACTAATAAAAATATCATCAAGCCCTGAATATCAATGGAATACTGCCGGTTATCCAAAAGGCAAACATATAATAACGGTTCATGCAGTAGCAGATGATTATCTCGCCGGTGTAAGTCAGGTAAATGTGACAACAAAGTAGTCAATAGTCAGACGACAGAAACAAGATGCAAGATGCAAGATAACATCTTACTTCTGACTTCTGACTTCTGACCTCTGACTTCTTGCTTCTTGATTATTAGCCGTTCACAAAACTGAAGGTTAAGAATAGGGGTTGTTGTTGAAGTCAAGATCAGATTAGGTGAAGCAATCTCATAGTTTTTAAATAGAGATTGCCACGGGCTTGTCGCAAGGAGATTTATTTAAGGAGTTTGTCATGGAATGTTTATGGAAGCAGAATTGGCAGGAAACGAAAAAGCATTTTACGGATTGGTGGAACCGCAAAGGACTTATACTAGGGATGTGGGATGCATTTGATGCTGCAAAACCGCATGAAATCGTATCAGACCCCGGTAAAACTGAATCAATAGAAGAATCTTATGTCAATCACGAGTTCAAGTCTAAAAAAAACCATTATTCTATATCAAAAAAATGTTTTGACGGGGATATTCTTCCAATTGCAAATGTTGATTTAGGTCCGGGTTCCCTTGCTCTTTTTCTTGGTTCGGAACCAGGTTTTTCTGAAAGAACTATATGGTTTAATCCCATTATGAAAGATGACGAGAATCCGGAAAACAGACCTGCGTTAAAGTTTAATCCCGAAAATAAGTGGTGGAAAATAACCGAAGCATTGCTAAGGGAATCTGTAAAACTTTCAAATCATAAATACATTGTAGGTTGTCATGACCTTATTGAGAATATCGATATTCTTGCTTCTTTACGCGGTACTGAAACACTGCTTATGGATATGGTTGAACGACCGGACTGGGTAAAACGGAAATTGGATGAGATTAATCAGGTCTGGTTTGAAGCATACAGTCGTATATATGACATTATAAAACTCGAAGACGATAGTAGTGCTTTTAGAGCATTTTATATTTGGGGACCTGGTAAAACAGCAAAAGTGCAGTGTGATGCCTCAGCCATGTTTTCACCAGCCATGTTTGAGCAGTTTGTTGTCCCTGCTTTAAGCAGGCAGTGTGAGTGGTTAGATTATTCCATGTTCCACCTTGATGGTCACCAATGTCTTGCGCATCTTGATAGTTTGCTTTCTATAAAAGGACTTGATGCGATTGAATGGACACCAGACCCCACCATACCTTCAGGGGGCAATAAAGAATGGTATAGTCTTTATAGAAAAATACTTGATGCTGGTAAATCGGTACAGGCGGTTGGTATTAGACATAAAGAAATAATTCCTTTGCTTGATGCAGTAGGCGGGAAAGGGATGTATATTCATACTAGTTTTGATAATGAAAAAGAATTAGAAACACTTATTAAAAAAGTTGAACCATACAGGTAAGAGACGTAGTAAGGAAGAGTTATTGGGTTATAGCGTTATAGGGTTGTAGGGTTTAAACTCTATGAACTCTATAACTCTACAAACTCTAAAACTCTACCATCCCACAATCCCACAATCCCGCTATCCCACGACCCCACCATTTCACTATCCTATATTTTATAGTTAAATTGTTTTTTTACGGAACTGGCCTGGTGGTGTGCCAAAATGGTTTTTGAATATCCTTGAAAACTGATACTCGTCAATAAATCCAACTTCTTTGGAAATAACTTTTAATGGTAAATCTGTTGTAAAAATCATATTTTTAGCAGTTTCAACACGAAGTATTCTTAAATCATCCATTGGCGTTAGTCCTGTAAGTTTCTTATATTTTCTTAAAAAATGATTTTTACTCATACCGGCATAACTAGCCAAATCTTCTAATGTCAAATGTTTTTTCAAATTGTCCGTTATAAAACTTCTTATATCACTAATAATAGGATGTTCTTCTTTAGATTTAGAAATTTCTATTAATTCAGCTAATATTACTTCAAAAATTTTCTTTTGTAGTAGACTTCTGTGAAGGGAAAATGGTTGACTTTTTTGATGCACCCACTGGGCTAAAAACCGGATTTTTTGGTTTATGTCATGAGTTAAAACAGGTATCTCCAACTTTCCCTTTTCTTTCCATATAAAATAAATAAATTCAGGTGGATTACTACTATCAGGATGTTCGTTGTGATTTACTCCTTCATGATAAAACAAAATATCACCGGTATTTGCACAAATATTTTTCTTCAATATTTTAACATACATTGAACCATTAAGAATAACTACCATTTCATGATATGGATGGTAATGGTTATCTCCTCCCCAGTTAGGGTCTGGATCAGCATGTCCTATATAAAGTAATTTATTAGTTTTATTTATTTTTAAACCAAACTTTTTACTATAATGTTCTATTTTCATAGTGCGATTTTTGACAAAAAAATAGCGATTTTAGCCATTGACGGTTTTTACTTTATACATTATACTTTAGTTAGAAGGAACAAGAAAGAACATAAATACTATACAGATAAAATTTAAATTTGTCAATATCAATTTTTTAGATGAATTTAAAATTCATTATACATAACACAGTAAGACAGGAGTAAAATATGATTAAAACTTTTAAGCAGGTATTATTAGTTGCAGGGCTAACATTAACATTTAGCACAGTAGTAACTTCAGAACCGATAAAGCTTCATCCTGACAACAATCGTTACTTCATTTATAAAGGCAAGCCCACAGTCCTTATTACCTCTAATGAACATTACGGTGCAGTATTGAATAAAGATTTTGACTATATCGCATATTTGGATGAGCTCAAGAACAAGGGGCTTAATTATACTCTTATATTTACCGGAACTTATATTGAGCCGGCTGAGAATATAGCTACGGACACATTTAGGTGGTGGAATATTGATAATAATACTCTTGGTCCAACTAACAACAACTTTCTCTGTCCTTGGGCAAGAAGTACTACTCAAAAAGGATTTGCTGGGGATCCGAACAGTTACAAGTTTGACCTATCCAAGTGGGATGATGCAGGCACACCGGCTAATTCATATTTTCCCCGTCTAAGAGATTTTATTAAGCAAGCTGATGATAGAGGTATAGCGGTAGTAATTGTCTTTTTCCTTCCTTTTAATGAGGCAAGTTTTGGTAAAATGTGGGAACGCTCTCCTATGAATGGTGGTAGTGGAATTAAAAATGGTCTCCCTGGTGTAGGTAATGATATTGACGGTATAAGTAATAATGTTAACAATGCAGGAAACATTGCGTATTTAACTTCCACTGGCGACGATAGTATTTGGGATATTCGCGATAATGGTTTGCATAATGACGGTTTGACGGTCTATATGTCTTCTATGGTTACTAAAATAGTTCAGGAATTGAATGAATTTGACAATGTCATTTATCAGTCGATTGGAGAGTCTTGGTTTGGTGGTGGTACTAGGGGAATTGAATTTGATAATTACATCATCTCTAAATTTGTCACGACAGAGGCAGCACTTCCGAAAAAACACCTTATTTGTCAAGCCAGAGATATAGGTTGGGCACCAAATTTTAACATCAATCCGAATGCGTCTCTTTTTTTCTACTCTGGTCCTCCACTTAATACTATAGTAAAAAATTACTTCCATAATATCCCTATAGGGGTTGATGAGATTACATATCTGGGCATAGCCGATGTTTCATATCGTTGTTTTGGATGGAAATGGATAATGGCTGGCGGTGCAGTATATGCCGTGCTTGACTTAACATTTACTCCGGGTCCGGGAGGTGGTTCAGGTTTAAAGGTTCTACCTTACTATACCTCCCGCTACGATTACTTCACCAACAAATCGCTCTCGTTCACCATAGGAGGCGGAGGTCCGGCATTACGTACTCAAATGGGGGTTTTGAAGAGTTTTATGGATAGTTTTGATTTTGTAAACATGCACCCTGATAATTCAATTATAACAGGAGCTCTTCCATCTGGAACAACTGCGTGGGCGTTGGTTCAGGATGGCAAACAATATGCTATTTATATACAAGGGAACATACCATCTCTTAATGTTAATCTACAAGGAGTCACAGGCACCTATAAAGTAGAATGGATTAATACTAAAACAGGGAACATAGATAAAACAGAGACATTTTCACACACCGGAGGTACAAAAGTACTGACTCCACCGAGTTATACTGAGGATATAGCATTACGGATACTGAGTAATGTTACACCAAATACTGCCCCAACAGTAAATTTGCAAAAACCTACAAATGGACAATCCTTCACTACTGGTTCAAATATATTAATAGAAGCAACAGCATCTGATGATGGTGCTGTTACAAAAGTAGATTTTTATAATGGCTCTAATTTTTTAGGAACAGATAATAGTTCACCATATAATTATACATGGAATAGTGTTTCAAAAGGTAATTATACCATAAGTGTGGTAGCAACCGACAATGGTAGTCCAGCATTAACAGGGACTGCACAGGTTAGTATTGTAGTCACAGATTCTGGTAATGCATCGCCTACAGCAAGTATAACCGCACCATCAAATGGAGCAACATATAAGATAGGTGATTTAGTAACGATAAGTGGAACTGCGTATGACAGTGATGGAACAATAACCAATGTAAAAATTTATGCAGGTAGTTCCTTGATTGGGATAATTAACGTTTCACCATATACCATAACATGGTCAACGACAGCAGCGGCTAATTACAGTCTAACAGCAGTAGCAACGGATGACAAGGGAGCAACTGGAACATCACCAGCAGTAACAATAACCGTAACACCTGAGGGGAAAATAAATTTAGCATTAGGAAAGACAGCGACAGCATCATCAGTAGAAACAGGATGGGGCAATGATAATGCAAGTTACGCAGTAGACGGAGATATGGGAACTCGATGGGCATCACAATATCCGTATAGTGATACAGAATGGATATATGTAGATTTAGGAGCAACCTATAACATAACAGAAGTAATATTAAAATGGGAAGCAGCATATGGAGCAAATTACCAGATACAAGTATCAGACAATCATACAGACTGGACAACAATAGCTACAAAGACAGGAGGAACGGGAGGAACAGATGATATTATACCATCAATAAGTGGCAGTGGAAGATATGTCCGTATGAATGGTATAGCAAGAGGACCTTACGGATATTCGTTATATGAGTTTGAGATATATGGTACTTTGGTAGGAGGGAATAGACCGCCAACAACAAGCATAACCGCACCAACAAACGGAGCTACATATAACACAGGTACTTTAGTAACTATAAGTGGAACTGCAAATGACACTGATGGAACGATAAGCAATGTAAAGTTTTATGCCGGTACTACATTACTCGGAACAGACACCAGTTCACCATATTCCATAACATGGACACCGACAGTAGCATCAAGTTACAATTTAACAGCAGTAGCAACAGACAATGGTAATGCAACAGGAACATCATCTGTTGTAACTATAACAGTCACAAATCCTGCTAATGCATCACCTACAGCAAGTATAACTGCACCAACAAACGGAACAACGTATAACACGGGTGATTTAGTAACAATAAGTGGTAGTGCGAATGACAGTGATGGAACGATAGCCAATGTAAAGTTTTATGCAGGCAGTACTTTGATTGGTACAGACAACGTTTCTCCATATACCATAACATGGACACCGACAGTAGCAGCTAGTTACAATTTAACAACAGTAGCAACAGACAATGGTAATGCAACAGGAACATCATCAGTTGTAACTATAACGGTAAGTGCCGATACAACATCACCCGTAATAAGTGGAGTAACACCAACTACCATAACCGGTAATGAAGCAGTGATAATCTGGACAACAAATGAGCCATCAGATTCACAGGTAGCATATGGACTAACAACTGCAATGGGGAGCACAACCACATTAAATGCGGCACTTTTAACCAACCACAACGTTACCCTTAGCAATTTGAAAAAAGGGAAGACCTATTATTACAGAATTTACAGCCGTGACTCATCTGGTAACCTCGCAACATCGTCACAGTATAGTTTTAAGACATCTAACAACATAAGGCAAAGCATATATACCTATTACTACGATGATGGAACAACCACAGTAGCGACCAAGGTAGGTGCATCACCATCTATGAGCTTGAAGTTCAAGTTACAGGTATATAATTTAGATTTAGGTGAGAACATCATAGCAACGGATTACACTGGCACCATAACACTTAAAACAAAGAACAGCAATGGCGAAGAATTGGATACAGTTGATACGACGTTAATTGAGACAGATGCAGGAGAGAAAGAGGTCAGTGTCCCGTTCAATAGTAATATAAATACAGTAGAGCTTACAGGTGACGTAACAGCGCCGATATTGATAAAGTTCAGTGATATGTATATAGCAAAGTTAGTGGGCTACCAGGGTGGTTCAATACGGGGAGCTAACGGATTAAAGATAATAATACCTACAGGTGTCCTGTCCGCGAACAAATATCTTGCCTCAATACGAACGAGTGCAGTGCCGTCAGCAAATAATACAATGAAATATGTTAACACAGTAAATCCCATATGTTATGATTTTGGCGAGTTAACATTTAATAATAATACTCCAATGCTGCTAAACCAGAATTTTACAAGAGCAGTTAACATAACAATACCTTATGCATCAGCGGATATAGGTACGTTAAAGGAAGATGGACTTAGAATCTACTATTGGACTGGTTCAGATTGGGAGATAGTAACAGGAGTGCAGACAGTAGATAAAACAAACAAAACAGTAACAGCGAAAGTAAACCATTTTTCAACATACCGGATATTAGGTAGTTATTTATCTGTTGATTTAAGTAATGTCCGGGTGTATCCGAATCCATATAATTTTACTACAGCAGTTCAAGGTAAATTAAAGGTGATAAATCTTCCAATAAATAGTATAATGAAACTGTATAGCGTAGATGGTGAATTAGTTAGAGAGCTCAAAGAGCTCGATTATGGTAACCTTGGTCGGATAGAGTGGGATGGCAAAGATGGTAATGGTGACAAAGTAGGCAGAGGAGTGTATATCTACCAGGTAGAAGACGCTGCCGGAAAAAAGAAGACAGGGAAGATAGGATTAGTCAAATAGTCCTTGGTCAAAAGTTCAATGTCAGATAAAGATTAATATTGAGATTAAGATTAAGAACATAAGAGCATAAGAACATGGGGACGTAAGAACATTATATTAAATGGAGGATGGATTATGAAATGGAAAGGTTTTTTGAGAGTAGCATTATTAATAACTGTGGCTATTGGTTTTTTGGTAAATGTTTCTACGGCAGCAGTAATGTATGATGCTTTTGTGGAAAACTCATTGGTAAGTATATACCGGGATAAAGTATTTACCGGTAAAACTAAATCCATGGAATTATATGCAGCGAAAGACGAATATGAACCAGCACAAATAGTTATAATACCAAAAGGCAAAGAAGACCTGAAAGGTATAAAGATTGAATTTACAGACCTTAACGGTAAATTACCGGATAATACACCAATTAAAATAAGTAAGGCTAATTTTGAATATCATCCTGCGGCATGGATAAATATAGATGAAGCAAAGTATGGTTTTCGTGACTGGAGTGAAGGACAAAAACAATCGTTCCTAAACGCACGGCGTCTTAAGGGGATAGATGAAGTTACCGGATTGCGTTCTGACCCGTTAAGATTAGACAAAGTATTTGATGCACATCCTGATAAAAATAATATAGTTTGGCTTACTTTATATGTGCCGAAAGATACGGTAGCAGGAACATATACAGGGACAGTTTCTATTATTCCCAAAAATGGAAAACGGACAGAAGTAAAGGTTTCATTAAAAGTATGGGATTTTGTTTTAATGAAAGAATGTCCTGTAGGACTAATTCCTTGGGGCGGAGATTATGGAAATGGTGCCAAAGCCGTAGGGATATCTGATTATGAATATGCAAAGATAATAGCAAAACACATGGTTAAACTTCATCGCGGAAATTCATATTTGGCGTGGAGTCCGCCATACGAAGGTCCTTATGATACTTTTAACAAGCAGACAGAAGAACTTATGCAACTCGGGATGAATAAGTTTTGGATTTTTATAGATATGCGGTATTTTTACCCTGCAGGACCGCTTCGTATTAAAAACAATGATGAACGCATGGGACCGGAACGCCAGGCAATACTTAAAAAATTATATAATTATTTAAAAGAGAAAAGCTGGTTGGATAATTTTATGTTAGTAACATGGGACGAACCCGACTTTCTAAAAACAGGCATTCTTGAGAAGTGGCAGCAATCACAACAAGAGATAAAAGATGCCGGATTTACTAATTTTCAATCAGATTTTACCGGTCGTGCTTTAGGATGTCTTGATAAAATGATAGGCTACGCCGGTATATGGACCGCTCATATGGGACTTTGGGAAGGCGAGATAACAAATTTTTTACTAGCACGTAAAAAAGCAGGCGATAGAATAGGCTGGTATTGGGGTGCCACTTTAGTTGCTCCCGGTTATATGATGCATCATCTTTTAATAGAACAGAGAAACATTTATTGGCTTGCTTATAAATATAATATTGATTTATTTGCTATTTGGAATTATGACCAGGGATTTAGAGGATATGACTATGGTGAGCGGGACGGTGTGAAGACTTTTTGGAAAACCAATGAAGAGTCATTCCCGATAACTACTCTGACAAGAAATTATGTTTATCCCAACCCCACGCTGGATAAAAACAATCCTATTTTAAGTTCAATACGGGAAGAAGTCTTGCGTGACGGCAGAGAAGACAATTGTTATCTGTATATGTTAGGCCGGTTAATTGAGAAGCATAAAAAAGATGGAAATACACAACTTGCAAAAGAAGGAGAGGATGTTCTTACCGAAAGCATGAACATGGTTGCTAAAAGTGCAACTGATTACTCTACAAATCCTTCTGATATATATCAAGCGAAAAAAATGGTAGCAGAAGCTATTTTAAAACTTTCAAATAAAAAATAATTTAATTTTAACTATCTGATGTTCTCGGTTCGTAGTAATGCCCCTTGAAGTTAAGGGTCAGTTACATTTTGTTAAAGGTAAGATGCCTTTTTACGGAACTGGCCTGGAGGTGTTCCAAAATGATTTCTAAATATTCTTGAAAGGTGATGTTCGTTAGCAAAACCTACTCCCTTAGAAATTGTTTTTAATGACAAATCTGTTGAAAATATCATATCTTTGGCAGTTTCAACACGAATTATTCTTAAATCATCCATCGGTGTTTGTCCCGTAAGTTTTTTATATTTTTTTAAAAAATGATATTTACTCATACCGGCATGCTTAGCTAAATTTTCTAATGTCAAGTGTTCCTTTAAGTGTTCTTTCATAAAACTTCTTACCTTATCAATAATAGTATGCGGTTCTTTGGATTTAGAATTTTTTATTAACTCAGCTAATATAACTTCAAATATTTTACCTTGCAATATGCTCTTGTAAGGAGAACTTGTTTTTCTTTCTTCATATGCCCATTTAGCTAAAAGACGTATTCTTTTACTTATATCGTGGGTTAAAATAGGAACCTCAAGCTTTCGTTTTTCTTTCCATGCAAAAACAATAATTTCAGCAGGAGTAGTGCTGGTAAGGCGTTCTCTGTGATTTAATCCTGCAGGATAAAGCAGGACATCACCGGGGCTTGCATGAATATCTTTTTTTGATATTTTAACACATATTGAGCCCTTAATAAGAACTACCATTTCATGGAATGGATGATAATGTTTTTGTATTTTACGGTCAGGGTATGGATCAATACACCCTACATAAATTAATTTATTGGTTTTTTTTTCTTTCAAACTGTAATCTAGTTTCATATAAAAGTTTTTGACAAAATAACAACGATTTCTAATATTATATAAAAAGATTAAAATATTGCAATAGCGATTTTTTTAATCTTGAAAATATCAAAAGTATGTTATATAATAACAGATAGTAAGAAGATAAGTAGAGGATATTTATATGAATAAAAATTCGCCTGTAAATGATAATGATTGGTATCCTGTTCCATTTTCAGTAAAAGATTTTCCTTTTGCAATAGCCACTACAGTTGATCTTGCTGTGCGTAGTAAGTATTATCATTTTCATCCCTTTGCTATGGAGTTTCAATATATCCGTTCCGGTAAAGGTTTTTACTTTATTAACGATAAATCAAATACTTTTAAAGATAAATCAATATTTATTATTCATGGGCGGGATATTCATACCTATATAAAAGGAAAAAATCCTTCTCGGGTAAATAAGACCACTCTATATTTTAAAAAATCCTTTTTTAAGGATTCTCTTTCACATCAGCCTTTTATAAAAAGTATTTTCGATTGTAATAAAAACTTCCCGCATCAGATATGTTTTAGTGAAAAAGAAGCAGACGATATAGAGTTAATTTTACATATGCTTGAGAAAGAGTGGGAAAGGAAGGGAGAGAATTTCCGTGAGGTAATAAAATCTTTACTTACAACGTTTTTAGTGCTAATAAAAAGAAGTATGTCTAACAAGGAAAAAAATATCAGTTCTCTTAAAGAACATAATCCGATAATTGACGAAGTATTAGATTATATAGACAAACACTTCAAAGAACACATAACGCTTCCTGATTTATCAAAGCAAGTGGGATATTCTTCTTATCATATAAGCCGGTTGTTTAAAAAATTTACCGGATTAAGTTTTAGGGAATTAGTAGATAATAAAAGAGTAATAGAGGCAAAGCGTATTTTGGAAACAGACAATAGTAAGAAAGTTATTTCTATTGCATATGAAGTAGGTTTTTCAGATTTGAGCGCTTTTAATCGCAATTTTAAGCGTCTTACCAGCACAATCCCCTCTCTATACCGCAAGATTTGCGCACCCATTAACAAATAAATCCAAGACAAAAAATCAAAAGTGTGTTATAAGTATAGTAACAAGATAGTCCGAAGTCCTTGCTTGCCAACGACTTCTTGCCCGCCAAAGATTCAGTGGAGGGCGAAGTTCAATGTCCTATATCGTAGTCGCACCGTCTTACGGTGCCAATGAATCAATTGATAATTTCATTACACAATAGACACAAGAGAAGCTAAAAGCAAAATATTCTATGTTGTTTACCCCGCATACTGCGGGGTCATGTGCTCATCCGGTGCAGTTGCTCCGGATTCCGCGCATAGAATCCGAAAAGGCTGCTCCCGCGAAAGCGGGATGAGTTCGCAAAACCAAGGGCTAAGATAGATAACGCCAACAGGTTGCCGATAAGAGACAAATAAAGACAACGAACCACAAGCGGGTTACGCTCTTGTGGCGAGACCCAAACTATCAAGCCAGCAAGGTTATCGAAAACAGAAGAAGTAGATTAGTGAATTAGTAGATTAGCGAATTAGGTTGAAAAAACTTAATTAACTGATATCTAGTTAACTATAAGCTTCTTTTTTTATTCACGGGATAGTTCTGAATTCTGAATCCTGTTTGCTGAATACTGAATTCTGTTACCCGGACAATTTTATGACTAAACCTATTAAATTATTTTTATTATTAACATTGTTGGTATTAACAAGCATGATAACTGCAAAGACATTATCTGCGGTATTGAGTTTCAAAAGGGGAGTTATACATCTCTGGAATGATATGTCTCAACTAAGCTCCAGCCTTGATAATGCGGCATACTATGGTGCAGATGCCTTACAAACCGGAATAATTCCTACCTATATATCCGGTGTTAAAGGTGGGAAACATGATTATATAGGTGACGGCATCACTTATGCACATACAAAAGGTATAAAAATATTTCTTTTGATGGACATGAGCAATTATGCCGATGCCGATTGGGAAGCCTTTAAAAACAATACTTCTATACAGGGCCAATTTCTTTCAGACATGGATTGGATATTGCAAAGATATCCTACACTTGACGGTATAGAATTAGAAGAGCCGCACGCTCATATTATACAGACTGATGGTGGTGCCTCATGGCGTATATTTACAAACGATTTTTTTACTAAGTGCAAAAATATTATTTCCAAATATAGACCTACTGACCAGCCTGAAACCTTTTTATGGTCGTTTAATTGTGCCAGCAATTCTAAGGAAGGTGTTTGGGCGAATGGAATTGATACAGCCTATATCAATACGAACAAATTATTCAACGCATATGGAATTCAAAATGCCGCCACTACTCTTAACGATTACATGTACAATATTACAATATGGCAGTCAAGGTTTCCAAATCTTGAAATTTTTTCGGGTACACTTTTGACATGGTCAGGCCTTATTGACGGTTGTGCGTCCCAGTATCCAAGTTGGGACAGTCCAAAATGCTGGAGTCCGGCATTCTTTGACCAACTTAAATGGGCTAATTCTGTCGATCATTCTGTGCAGATATTTACATTACCTAGATTGGCTGAGTCCGCCTCAATGTGGCCGAACGACACTACACCGGGCACAACAGCCGGTGATAAAGTAATATATATATGGGGCGGCGTTCAGCAGGCATATCCTGCAGGAATTCCTTGGGTAATATCATCCGACACAATTACCCCGACAACAATACAAGTGGAGGACTTTGATATGATGACCGCTGGCTTGGGTCAAGGAGAAGCATACAAAGATACAGAATCCGCTAATCAAGGTGGTGTATACAGGACA
This genomic interval from Elusimicrobiota bacterium contains the following:
- a CDS encoding AraC family transcriptional regulator, translating into MKLDYSLKEKKTNKLIYVGCIDPYPDRKIQKHYHPFHEMVVLIKGSICVKISKKDIHASPGDVLLYPAGLNHRERLTSTTPAEIIVFAWKEKRKLEVPILTHDISKRIRLLAKWAYEERKTSSPYKSILQGKIFEVILAELIKNSKSKEPHTIIDKVRSFMKEHLKEHLTLENLAKHAGMSKYHFLKKYKKLTGQTPMDDLRIIRVETAKDMIFSTDLSLKTISKGVGFANEHHLSRIFRNHFGTPPGQFRKKASYL
- a CDS encoding AraC family transcriptional regulator; its protein translation is MNKNSPVNDNDWYPVPFSVKDFPFAIATTVDLAVRSKYYHFHPFAMEFQYIRSGKGFYFINDKSNTFKDKSIFIIHGRDIHTYIKGKNPSRVNKTTLYFKKSFFKDSLSHQPFIKSIFDCNKNFPHQICFSEKEADDIELILHMLEKEWERKGENFREVIKSLLTTFLVLIKRSMSNKEKNISSLKEHNPIIDEVLDYIDKHFKEHITLPDLSKQVGYSSYHISRLFKKFTGLSFRELVDNKRVIEAKRILETDNSKKVISIAYEVGFSDLSAFNRNFKRLTSTIPSLYRKICAPINK